Proteins encoded in a region of the Nocardia asteroides genome:
- a CDS encoding DinB family protein: MDWNAEIRAQLQTHWTRQLRPRLEGLTDEEYFWEPVPGMWTVRPVDGRFVSDFAVPPPEPAPVTTIAWRLGHVVFLLEAGLHRFGHPPIDFQSFRYAGTAEEALSQLDDAYQAWIDGVSGLGVDGLAEPAGPPNSMLADWSTAGIVLHTQRELLHHGAEIALLRDLYRAGMRR; this comes from the coding sequence GGCAGCTGCGCCCTCGGCTCGAGGGGCTGACTGACGAGGAGTACTTCTGGGAGCCGGTGCCTGGTATGTGGACCGTGCGCCCCGTCGACGGTCGGTTCGTCAGCGACTTCGCGGTCCCTCCGCCCGAGCCTGCGCCAGTTACCACCATCGCTTGGCGGCTGGGTCACGTGGTGTTCTTGCTGGAGGCAGGCCTGCATCGATTCGGCCACCCACCCATCGACTTCCAATCGTTCCGTTATGCCGGGACAGCGGAGGAGGCGCTGAGTCAACTCGATGACGCGTACCAGGCGTGGATCGACGGCGTCAGCGGTCTGGGCGTCGACGGGCTGGCTGAACCCGCGGGGCCTCCGAACAGCATGCTGGCCGACTGGTCGACCGCGGGAATCGTTCTGCACACACAGCGAGAGCTGCTACACCACGGAGCAGAGATTGCCCTGTTGCGTGACCTGTATCGCGCTGGCATGCGACGGTGA
- a CDS encoding MerR family transcriptional regulator: MDQPGTERVWKVGELAAEAGLTVRTLHHYDRIGLVHPAERTSTGHRLYTAGDVERLYQVLALRQLGLGLDQIGDLLEGAVAVSQVLSAHRDFLAAQLAATQDLHALVAALAATAESRPDASADRFLELIRRTVMVDDTFKEYFTEEQLTQLAQRREKLGEQRIQQVEAEWGVLIPKVDAAIAAGVDPASPEAQKLAAQWMELLEGFHGGDAGLRDSLYRMQAGEADRIESEFCGPSPAQIEFITAANAARR, translated from the coding sequence ATGGACCAGCCCGGAACCGAACGTGTATGGAAGGTCGGTGAACTCGCGGCCGAGGCCGGACTGACGGTGCGGACGCTGCATCATTACGACCGTATCGGGTTGGTACATCCAGCGGAGCGGACCAGCACCGGCCACCGGCTCTACACCGCGGGCGATGTCGAGCGTCTGTACCAGGTGCTGGCCCTGCGTCAGTTGGGTTTGGGACTGGACCAGATCGGGGACCTGCTCGAGGGCGCCGTGGCGGTGTCGCAGGTGCTGTCTGCTCATCGCGACTTTCTGGCCGCGCAACTGGCCGCGACCCAGGACCTACACGCCTTGGTCGCGGCGCTGGCCGCCACGGCGGAGAGCAGGCCCGACGCATCCGCGGATCGCTTCCTCGAATTGATCAGGAGGACCGTCATGGTAGACGACACCTTCAAGGAGTATTTCACCGAGGAACAGCTGACGCAGCTCGCGCAGCGTCGGGAAAAGCTCGGTGAACAGCGCATTCAGCAAGTCGAAGCGGAATGGGGTGTGCTCATCCCCAAGGTCGACGCGGCGATCGCAGCGGGAGTGGACCCGGCCTCACCCGAGGCGCAGAAATTGGCGGCGCAGTGGATGGAGCTGTTGGAAGGGTTCCACGGTGGTGACGCGGGTCTGCGTGACAGCCTGTACCGGATGCAGGCCGGCGAGGCCGACCGGATCGAGAGCGAGTTCTGCGGACCGTCACCCGCTCAGATCGAGTTCATCACTGCCGCGAACGCGGCACGCCGATAG
- a CDS encoding sugar O-acetyltransferase has translation MLRYADQKAIQECWSELTGQAVEETFHLIPPVYSDHGVNIRIGRNVFVNQGCRFNDVGGIEIGDDVMIGPSVSLITSGHPVEPAQRRTGITAAPIRIERNVWIGASAMIMQGVTVGENAVVAAGAVVTRDVPAGTLVAGVPATVLRQIA, from the coding sequence ATGCTCCGGTACGCCGATCAGAAGGCGATCCAGGAATGCTGGAGCGAACTCACCGGCCAGGCTGTCGAAGAGACTTTCCATCTCATCCCGCCGGTCTACTCCGATCACGGAGTCAACATCCGGATCGGCCGCAACGTCTTCGTCAACCAGGGCTGTCGATTCAATGACGTCGGTGGGATAGAGATCGGCGACGACGTGATGATCGGGCCCAGCGTCAGCCTGATCACTTCGGGTCACCCGGTCGAACCGGCACAGCGCCGTACGGGGATAACCGCGGCGCCGATCCGGATCGAGCGCAACGTCTGGATCGGGGCCTCCGCGATGATCATGCAGGGCGTGACCGTCGGTGAGAACGCGGTTGTCGCTGCCGGAGCCGTGGTCACCCGCGACGTGCCTGCGGGAACTTTGGTGGCCGGCGTGCCGGCGACTGTACTCCGGCAGATCGCTTAG
- a CDS encoding exonuclease SbcC, producing the protein MSAADEHLNIELSMAELREVTTFALACAEPVLVIFERDCPDDPRPRAVLDEARRFAAGAKRTKALRVTALDAHRAAKAAREEGHSAAFDAASAAGHAGAAAYLHPLAKATQGGHILMSAAHAARALELEAGDDRDVGVDYIRKVTDLAGPIVVNVLMRYPHASSGRGRVGELWRELDASLRRLATDR; encoded by the coding sequence ATGAGTGCGGCTGACGAGCATCTGAACATCGAACTCAGCATGGCCGAATTACGCGAGGTCACGACCTTCGCGCTGGCATGTGCGGAGCCTGTGCTGGTGATCTTCGAGCGCGACTGTCCCGATGACCCGCGCCCCCGGGCCGTGCTCGACGAGGCGCGTAGGTTCGCGGCCGGAGCCAAGCGGACGAAGGCGCTTCGAGTGACCGCACTGGACGCGCACCGGGCCGCAAAAGCAGCTCGAGAGGAGGGACATTCCGCCGCGTTCGACGCGGCGAGCGCCGCCGGTCACGCGGGAGCGGCCGCGTACCTGCACCCGCTGGCGAAGGCGACCCAGGGCGGGCACATCCTCATGTCGGCCGCCCACGCGGCTCGAGCGCTCGAACTCGAGGCAGGCGACGACCGTGACGTCGGCGTCGACTACATCCGGAAAGTGACCGATCTGGCCGGGCCCATCGTGGTGAACGTCCTGATGCGTTACCCACACGCCTCGAGTGGCCGCGGCCGCGTGGGAGAGCTATGGCGGGAACTGGACGCCTCGCTGCGGCGGCTGGCGACCGATCGTTGA
- a CDS encoding flavoprotein: MDANGNPVLYALVTGSPAARDVGKLITLARADGWVTCVIASPSGTRFIDADAIAAQTGYRVRSEYKEPGTPDVLPPADGIIAAPLTGNSIAKWAAGISDTLLLGLLVEGLGKGLPIVGVPYSNRAQISFPAIQEGLRKLSDWGVTIVIGEGEPHERGTGEARLPHFPWQAAWKALLGHPRRTSADHPN, translated from the coding sequence GTGGACGCCAATGGAAATCCCGTGCTGTACGCCCTGGTGACCGGCTCGCCCGCCGCACGTGATGTCGGCAAGTTGATCACCCTGGCTCGAGCGGATGGCTGGGTCACATGCGTGATCGCCTCGCCATCCGGCACGCGGTTCATCGACGCCGACGCGATCGCGGCGCAAACCGGTTATCGCGTGCGCAGCGAGTACAAGGAACCCGGCACGCCGGATGTGCTGCCGCCCGCCGACGGCATCATCGCCGCTCCGCTCACCGGCAACTCGATCGCGAAATGGGCTGCGGGCATATCCGATACGCTTCTGCTCGGCCTGCTGGTCGAAGGGCTCGGCAAGGGTTTGCCGATCGTGGGCGTGCCTTACTCGAATCGCGCGCAGATCAGCTTTCCCGCCATTCAGGAGGGGTTGCGCAAGCTGTCCGATTGGGGCGTAACCATCGTGATCGGTGAGGGTGAACCGCACGAGCGAGGCACCGGGGAAGCGCGTCTGCCCCACTTCCCATGGCAGGCGGCCTGGAAAGCGCTCCTCGGGCATCCACGCCGAACCAGCGCCGACCATCCGAACTGA
- a CDS encoding helix-turn-helix domain-containing protein — translation MSEDLRKDDEGRYIGRRVRTIRARRGISQQVLADRVGVSRGAIAKYENGERPIDSRRTLHALAQALGVAVGDLTGDQDDRFDPSSAGFHAAVPAIETALWTRGDSTPIAPPRSLEDLAATARHAAHLRRACDYAALGPLLPPLLTDCYRRTRDSTGADRDVAWDVLAAAAYTTAASLKARGYPALAWTASQEIEYATANIGGTSGPATAAFTRSQILLSRPGSLKAALDGAADVAERLGSDVRSLGEIETYGMLHLQAALVTAALGGDPGDHLDEARQQVTRLAQVPPETATLRNPTFDAANVTLWQMSAAMERREPGQVLELAPTLDPQTIPAEGRRAQYFVEIGRAHALRRDYRNSLHALLRAEHIAPQQIRGMTHVRELVGHMMRTARRDLTTGDLGRLAKRIGAVPT, via the coding sequence ATGAGCGAAGATCTGCGGAAGGACGACGAAGGCCGGTACATCGGCCGTCGAGTGCGCACCATTCGCGCACGGCGGGGGATCTCGCAGCAAGTCTTGGCCGACCGCGTCGGCGTCAGCCGGGGAGCCATCGCCAAGTACGAGAACGGCGAGCGTCCCATCGACTCCCGGCGCACTCTGCACGCACTCGCCCAGGCGCTCGGCGTGGCGGTCGGTGACCTGACCGGCGACCAGGACGACCGGTTCGACCCGTCGTCGGCCGGATTCCATGCCGCAGTGCCCGCTATCGAAACCGCCCTCTGGACCCGGGGCGACAGCACCCCGATTGCGCCGCCCCGCAGCCTCGAGGACCTCGCCGCAACAGCACGTCATGCCGCCCATCTGCGCCGTGCGTGCGACTACGCGGCGCTCGGACCGTTGTTGCCTCCTTTGCTGACCGACTGCTATCGACGCACCCGTGATTCGACCGGAGCCGATCGTGATGTCGCGTGGGACGTACTCGCGGCGGCGGCATATACGACAGCCGCGTCTTTGAAGGCGCGGGGATATCCGGCGTTGGCTTGGACAGCGTCGCAGGAGATCGAGTACGCAACCGCGAACATCGGTGGCACATCAGGTCCAGCGACCGCCGCCTTCACCCGAAGCCAAATCCTCTTGTCGCGCCCAGGCTCACTGAAAGCCGCTCTCGACGGCGCGGCAGATGTTGCCGAGCGCCTTGGTTCGGATGTGCGATCGCTGGGGGAAATCGAAACCTACGGCATGCTGCATCTACAGGCCGCCCTCGTCACCGCCGCACTCGGTGGCGATCCGGGCGATCACTTGGACGAAGCGCGCCAGCAAGTGACCCGCCTCGCTCAGGTTCCCCCGGAAACCGCGACTCTGCGCAACCCGACGTTCGACGCCGCGAACGTCACTCTGTGGCAGATGTCGGCAGCCATGGAACGTCGCGAACCAGGACAGGTCCTCGAACTCGCCCCCACCCTCGACCCCCAGACAATCCCCGCCGAAGGCCGCCGAGCCCAATACTTCGTCGAAATCGGCCGCGCCCACGCCCTCCGGCGCGACTACCGCAACTCCCTGCACGCCCTGCTGCGCGCCGAACACATCGCCCCCCAACAAATCCGCGGCATGACCCACGTCCGCGAACTCGTCGGCCACATGATGCGCACCGCCCGCCGCGACCTCACCACCGGCGACCTGGGCCGCCTCGCCAAACGCATCGGCGCCGTCCCCACCTGA
- a CDS encoding DNA-directed RNA polymerase subunit beta — MSEPADPAADTPVSRCRFYRQCGLAAAVQPELGRIIVPAGRVGAITMPARLGQEVKALMQVRRAALGPIISHPRSKRWTYLVRPDLPDEVGLFAELFRLDVSVARCGAQIALPSPADRSPCFRVWIEPPRDTFRPSGSVVVAAIRQRTGRRW, encoded by the coding sequence GTGAGCGAACCCGCCGATCCGGCGGCCGACACCCCGGTCAGCCGGTGTCGCTTCTACCGGCAGTGCGGACTCGCGGCGGCCGTGCAACCGGAGCTCGGGCGCATCATCGTGCCCGCGGGACGGGTGGGCGCGATCACCATGCCCGCTCGTCTCGGTCAGGAGGTGAAGGCGCTGATGCAGGTCCGGCGGGCGGCGCTGGGGCCGATCATCTCGCATCCGCGCTCGAAACGCTGGACCTATCTGGTGCGGCCGGACCTGCCCGACGAGGTCGGCTTGTTCGCCGAACTGTTCCGCCTGGACGTGTCGGTCGCCCGCTGCGGTGCGCAGATCGCGCTGCCTTCGCCCGCCGACCGGTCACCGTGCTTCCGGGTGTGGATCGAACCGCCGCGCGACACGTTCCGGCCATCGGGCTCGGTCGTGGTCGCGGCGATTCGTCAGCGCACAGGGCGCCGGTGGTGA
- a CDS encoding serine/threonine protein kinase produces the protein MREPIDLADAAERTRGALAAVVAQFAEAWASGSPPDLSAYLPRDRAERRTILIELIKVDLEYRWIRYDFPKRLIDYRAEFPELRNGPFPADLVYEEYHAMRRGDRGSDAADLTATATAAAGELDRLTSDYRSTMIARPGAQIALDAIDVGDQVDDFDLLMRIGVGAFAQVYLARQQSMQRLVAVKISHNHGNEPQTLAQLDHDYIVRIFDQRLIADGELKLLYMQYLPGGTLLDVLRLSRATPRDRRGGQLLLDAVDKVLADKGEVRPTESAVRTRIAALTWPETVAWLGRRLADALQHASERGVLHRDIKPANVLLSAEGIPKLADFNVSFSERVKGTSPLAYFGGSLAYMSPEQLAACHPDLPGTAADLDTRSDIFALAVMLWELLTGRRPFVDEISAGESETSLARMIELRRRPVEPKFLSELPPDCPVALRRVLLKCLSPDCADRYSSGSELAQQFDLCLEERARDLVYPPPNSWRLRLSRWPTPVLWLSSLVGVGLATIYMAAHVQELLRERLSDATNWQLNMGVYIFVLIAGPLSIVIYVFMSRDQLAVLRGLREGRRYDDALLARVRARTLFWGDMCALNTFQTGLTATVTGVFLCLWLTDLPARLVIHAAMTVFMAAVISVAYTFFLSTFYIVRSVYPVYLRYSRPTAHDSGHIRALRRRTTIYLAVTASVPVVGVLAGFSLLEPEQELPLVRDSVLGLCAVGGLAFVAVYWLYRTLDADLRALQRVVRRPVAGVP, from the coding sequence ATGCGTGAGCCGATCGATCTGGCCGATGCGGCGGAACGGACCCGTGGGGCGCTCGCCGCCGTCGTGGCGCAGTTCGCAGAGGCTTGGGCGTCCGGATCTCCACCCGACCTGTCGGCCTACCTACCTCGGGACCGAGCCGAGCGGCGCACGATCCTGATCGAATTGATCAAGGTCGACCTCGAATATCGCTGGATTCGCTACGACTTCCCCAAGCGGCTGATCGACTACCGCGCGGAATTCCCCGAGCTGCGAAACGGGCCGTTTCCGGCCGACCTGGTCTACGAGGAATACCACGCCATGCGCCGCGGCGATCGTGGAAGCGATGCCGCCGACCTGACCGCCACCGCCACGGCGGCCGCTGGTGAACTCGACCGGCTCACCAGCGACTACCGCAGCACGATGATCGCCCGCCCGGGTGCGCAAATCGCGCTCGACGCCATCGACGTCGGCGACCAGGTCGACGATTTCGACCTCCTGATGAGGATCGGGGTCGGTGCGTTCGCGCAGGTGTATCTCGCTCGCCAGCAATCGATGCAGCGACTGGTCGCGGTCAAGATCTCGCACAACCACGGCAACGAGCCGCAGACGCTCGCGCAGCTGGACCACGACTACATCGTGCGCATCTTCGACCAGCGACTCATCGCCGACGGCGAACTGAAGCTGCTCTACATGCAGTACCTGCCCGGCGGAACACTGCTCGACGTGCTGCGCTTGTCGCGCGCGACGCCTCGGGACCGGCGTGGTGGGCAACTGCTGCTCGACGCCGTCGACAAGGTACTCGCCGACAAAGGCGAGGTACGGCCGACGGAATCAGCCGTTCGCACCCGGATCGCCGCACTGACCTGGCCGGAGACCGTCGCATGGCTCGGCCGCCGACTCGCGGACGCGCTGCAGCACGCGTCCGAACGCGGGGTGCTGCACCGGGACATCAAACCCGCGAACGTGCTGTTGAGCGCCGAGGGAATTCCGAAGCTGGCCGACTTCAACGTCAGTTTCAGCGAACGGGTCAAGGGCACGAGCCCCTTGGCGTACTTCGGCGGATCACTGGCGTATATGTCGCCCGAGCAGTTGGCAGCCTGTCATCCCGACCTGCCCGGCACCGCCGCCGACCTCGATACTCGAAGCGACATCTTCGCTCTGGCGGTCATGCTGTGGGAGTTGCTCACCGGACGCCGCCCCTTCGTGGACGAAATCTCCGCCGGCGAGTCGGAGACATCGCTGGCCCGCATGATCGAACTGCGGCGCAGACCCGTCGAGCCGAAGTTCCTCTCGGAGCTTCCGCCGGATTGCCCGGTCGCGCTGCGCCGCGTGCTGTTGAAGTGTCTGTCACCCGACTGTGCCGACCGCTACTCGTCCGGTTCGGAACTGGCGCAGCAGTTCGACCTGTGCCTCGAGGAGAGGGCCCGCGATCTCGTCTATCCGCCGCCGAACAGCTGGCGGCTACGACTTTCCCGCTGGCCCACACCCGTCCTGTGGTTGTCGTCGCTGGTCGGCGTCGGCCTGGCCACGATCTATATGGCCGCGCACGTGCAAGAACTGCTCAGAGAGCGCCTCTCGGATGCCACCAACTGGCAGCTCAACATGGGCGTCTACATTTTCGTTCTCATCGCAGGCCCGCTGTCCATCGTCATCTACGTATTCATGTCCCGTGATCAGCTCGCGGTTCTTCGCGGCTTGCGCGAGGGCAGACGCTACGACGACGCTCTGCTCGCGCGGGTGCGGGCGCGAACACTGTTCTGGGGCGATATGTGTGCGCTGAACACCTTCCAGACCGGGCTGACGGCCACCGTGACAGGGGTGTTCCTGTGCCTCTGGCTCACCGACCTTCCGGCGCGGCTGGTGATCCACGCGGCGATGACGGTTTTCATGGCAGCCGTCATCTCGGTCGCCTACACGTTCTTCCTGTCGACCTTCTACATCGTCCGCTCCGTCTATCCGGTCTATCTGCGCTACAGCCGCCCCACGGCGCACGACTCCGGCCATATTCGCGCACTGCGTCGAAGAACCACGATCTATCTCGCGGTCACCGCGTCCGTTCCGGTGGTCGGAGTGCTGGCCGGATTCAGCCTGCTCGAACCCGAGCAGGAGCTTCCGCTGGTGCGCGATTCGGTACTGGGCCTGTGCGCGGTCGGCGGACTCGCGTTCGTCGCCGTCTATTGGTTGTACCGGACGCTCGACGCCGACCTGCGCGCGCTGCAGCGGGTCGTCAGGAGGCCAGTGGCGGGCGTGCCCTGA
- the pip gene encoding prolyl aminopeptidase, with the protein MSRPDPQSDAPQPFPEIEPYSRGLLDVGNGQRIYWETSGNPDGKPALVVHGGPGGGGGRGSRKTFDPALYRIVLFDQRGCGESLPHASDPAVDLTHNTTQHLIADMERLREHLGIERWLLYGGSWGATLILAYAQRHPLRVSEIVLVGVTMTRQEEIDWLYRDLARLLPEQWETFRTGVPLADRHGDLVDAYRRLMESPDAPTREAAALRWCAWEDAVIAHENLGSPGQYSAKPDAARLAFVRICTHYFANAAWLEDGQLLGDVHRLTGIPGVLIHGRLDLSAPLYTAWQLARAWPESELQVIDDSGHTGSSAMGAAVLRAIARFAT; encoded by the coding sequence GTGTCCAGGCCTGACCCGCAATCCGATGCACCGCAGCCTTTTCCCGAGATAGAGCCGTATTCCCGCGGACTGCTGGACGTCGGGAACGGCCAGCGGATCTACTGGGAGACCAGCGGTAACCCGGACGGCAAACCGGCGTTGGTGGTGCACGGCGGTCCCGGCGGCGGCGGAGGGCGCGGATCGCGCAAGACGTTCGACCCGGCGTTATACCGAATCGTCCTGTTCGATCAACGTGGCTGTGGGGAAAGCCTGCCGCACGCCTCCGACCCCGCGGTCGATCTGACACACAACACCACCCAGCACCTGATCGCCGACATGGAACGGCTGCGTGAACACCTCGGTATCGAACGCTGGCTGCTCTACGGCGGCTCCTGGGGCGCGACGCTGATCCTCGCCTACGCGCAGCGCCACCCCTTGCGGGTCAGCGAGATCGTACTGGTCGGGGTCACCATGACCCGGCAGGAGGAAATCGACTGGCTCTACCGCGACCTCGCCCGGCTGCTGCCCGAACAGTGGGAGACCTTCCGCACGGGCGTTCCGCTCGCCGACCGTCACGGCGACCTCGTCGACGCCTATCGCCGACTGATGGAAAGCCCCGACGCCCCGACCCGCGAGGCGGCCGCGCTGCGGTGGTGCGCCTGGGAGGACGCGGTGATCGCGCACGAGAATCTGGGCAGCCCAGGCCAGTACAGCGCCAAGCCGGACGCCGCGCGACTGGCGTTCGTCCGGATCTGCACGCATTACTTCGCCAACGCGGCCTGGCTGGAGGACGGGCAATTGCTGGGCGACGTGCACCGGCTGACGGGCATTCCGGGCGTGCTGATCCACGGCAGGCTCGACCTGAGCGCCCCGCTGTACACCGCCTGGCAGCTGGCCCGAGCATGGCCCGAATCCGAACTGCAGGTCATCGATGATTCGGGGCACACCGGCAGCTCGGCCATGGGTGCCGCCGTCCTGCGCGCGATCGCCCGGTTCGCCACATAG
- a CDS encoding heme A synthase: MLYRAFLRLVDKLPLPSLRAQLLTALAVILTQAGISVTGAVVRVTASGLGCPTWPQCFPGSFTPVAVSEVPAIHQAVEFSNRLLTFVVSLFAGLIVLAVTRARRRREVLVYAWLMPGGTVVQAIIGGITVRTGLLWWTVATHLLASMVMVWLAVVLYAKIGEPDDGVDTVRAPAPLRWLTVLAGVALAAVLIAGTLVTAAGPHAGDKSIERQVERLQVEIVTLVHLHSQLLVGYLALLVGLAFGLFAVGITPAVRTRLFVLLGVVCSQALVGVVQYFTDVPAALVVVHVGGAAACTAATAALWASLHTRERVAVPKADAATQAA; this comes from the coding sequence GTGCTGTATCGCGCGTTCCTGCGACTCGTCGACAAGCTGCCGCTGCCCTCGTTGCGGGCGCAGCTCCTGACCGCACTGGCGGTCATCCTGACGCAGGCGGGTATCTCGGTCACCGGCGCCGTCGTGCGGGTCACGGCGTCCGGTCTGGGCTGCCCGACCTGGCCGCAATGCTTCCCGGGTAGCTTCACGCCGGTCGCGGTGTCGGAGGTCCCGGCCATCCATCAGGCGGTCGAGTTCTCCAACCGGCTGCTGACCTTCGTGGTGTCGCTGTTCGCCGGGCTGATCGTCCTCGCGGTCACCCGGGCGCGCCGCCGCCGTGAGGTGCTGGTGTACGCGTGGCTGATGCCCGGCGGCACGGTCGTGCAGGCGATCATCGGCGGCATCACGGTGCGCACCGGACTGCTGTGGTGGACCGTCGCGACCCACCTGCTCGCGTCCATGGTCATGGTGTGGCTCGCGGTGGTGCTGTACGCGAAGATCGGCGAACCCGACGACGGCGTCGACACCGTGCGGGCGCCCGCGCCGCTGCGCTGGCTCACCGTGCTCGCCGGGGTCGCGCTCGCCGCGGTGCTGATCGCGGGAACTCTGGTGACCGCGGCCGGTCCGCACGCGGGCGACAAGAGCATCGAGCGACAGGTGGAGCGCTTGCAGGTCGAGATCGTCACCTTGGTGCATCTGCACTCCCAACTGCTGGTCGGGTATCTCGCGCTGCTGGTCGGGCTCGCCTTCGGCCTGTTCGCGGTGGGCATCACGCCCGCCGTGCGCACCCGCCTGTTCGTGCTGCTCGGCGTGGTCTGCTCGCAGGCGCTGGTCGGAGTCGTGCAGTACTTCACCGACGTCCCCGCGGCGCTGGTCGTGGTGCACGTGGGCGGGGCCGCGGCGTGCACCGCCGCCACCGCCGCACTGTGGGCTTCGTTGCACACCCGGGAGCGGGTGGCCGTCCCGAAGGCGGACGCCGCGACGCAGGCCGCCTGA
- a CDS encoding ABC transporter permease: MSEHDRNANRFAPGTFAPGPRPSSRAAMLFAQTRLELILLLRNGEQLLLTMFIPITLLVGLSLLPFGDLGSHRVDKIVPAVMMVAVMSTAFTGQAIAVGFDRRYGALKRLGATALPRWGVIAGKSAAVLIVVVLQAVLLGVIGFALGWRPEPAGLLLGAAVIALGTATFAAMGLLLGGTLKAEVVLALANILWFVMLGVASIVFAADDLPAVVSVLARLVPSGALAEALENAMHTGVDWLGLAVLAVWGLVAGVAATRLFRFH; this comes from the coding sequence AACGCCAACCGTTTCGCGCCGGGCACCTTCGCCCCCGGGCCGCGCCCGAGCAGCCGCGCGGCGATGCTGTTCGCGCAGACCCGGCTCGAGCTGATCCTGTTGCTGCGCAACGGCGAACAACTCCTGCTGACCATGTTCATCCCGATCACCCTGCTGGTGGGACTGAGCCTGCTGCCGTTCGGCGACCTCGGCTCGCACCGGGTGGACAAGATCGTGCCCGCGGTGATGATGGTGGCCGTCATGTCCACCGCGTTCACCGGTCAGGCCATCGCGGTCGGCTTCGACCGGCGCTACGGCGCGCTCAAGCGGCTGGGCGCGACGGCGCTGCCGCGGTGGGGCGTCATCGCGGGCAAGAGCGCGGCCGTGCTCATCGTGGTCGTGCTGCAAGCGGTGTTGCTCGGCGTGATCGGCTTCGCGCTCGGCTGGCGGCCCGAACCCGCCGGGCTACTGCTGGGAGCGGCGGTGATCGCGCTCGGCACCGCGACCTTCGCGGCGATGGGCCTGCTGCTGGGCGGCACCCTCAAGGCCGAGGTGGTGCTCGCGCTGGCGAACATCCTGTGGTTCGTCATGCTCGGCGTCGCCAGCATCGTGTTCGCGGCCGACGACCTGCCCGCCGTGGTGAGCGTGCTCGCCCGGCTGGTGCCTTCGGGCGCGCTGGCCGAAGCCCTGGAGAACGCGATGCACACCGGCGTCGACTGGCTGGGGCTGGCTGTGCTGGCGGTGTGGGGCCTCGTGGCGGGCGTGGCGGCCACCCGGCTGTTCCGCTTCCACTGA